A stretch of the Streptomyces sp. NBC_01428 genome encodes the following:
- a CDS encoding DUF6531 domain-containing protein, with amino-acid sequence MLDLERDPTPGDPDRVRHLSRNLHDFADDVGDALRLIKGMAAEDTVLQWAGKSAKAFQDEFAGVPKQLKKLKKSYEMAGDALAAYWPKLERAQALADKALAKGRDAQSDLTSAKSRLSSADSWVARAGKEADKYKDDPTGSKSGAEKPDEAKVRAATRDAQHAKSAHESAQSDVTTASNALDAAKKMAADARAMREEAARDAKSKIDEASDAGIHNRKWWEEVGDWFSDNWDTIVAVCKVVVAVLGIIAMIIGGPILGAIVLIAALVVLADTLNKYRKGQAGLLDVAFAALDCIPGGKGITSLGKLAKGMKTLGKGGLKAMVKGFGKGLRREADDAVARSKPAKGRCEGGDPVDMVSGEMFMEHTDVQLPALLPLALRRTHVSTYTSGQWFGPSWASTLDERLELDSEGALFAAEDGMILVYPVPSPGSSVMPLEGPRWPLDWDGGPDAPLRVTDPESGHVRHFAPVAQPISAEQAFTLPLAAVSDRNDHRIDIDRDPYGAPVAVRHSGGYHVDVDTAGGRVVNLRLRDPEGGETGTALLAFGYSDGNLTEIHNSSGLPYRLAYDDRARITSWTDRTGAWYRYEYDEQDRCTRGEGVSGFLDCTIAYDTEARETRFTNSLGHTTLHRYNELLQRTEVTDPLSRTVRTEWDRYNRPLSRTDELGRRTSFVYDARGDLAGITRPDGLQTSMEYDELNLPVRVVEADGAEWSQVFDVRGNRLSVTDPAGNTQRYLYDGQGRRTGWVDALGHVSTTRCDALGLSIAETDALGHTTHVERDAFGRIVRAVDAAGNVELMGWTVEGAPAWRTAADGSQESWQWDGEGNLVAHVDAAGNRSTTRTGPFHQPVVRTDPTGAEYRFTYDTQVNLIKVTNPQGLSWDYAYDETNRLTTETDFEGRTLTYTYDVAGRLASRTNGAGERVVLSRNELGRVVEERSADGGNTFVYDPMGRLLQAVGADSLLERAYDAGGRLVRESIDGAVTSYTFDAMGRRIERRTPSGIVSTWSYDAVGRPESLNAAGHLMEFTFDALGRELGRGLGPGADLRQTWNAVGRLTGQSIVGRGPSAETTIQHRSFSYRADGLPSGIDDRTTGRSAFDVDRDGRVTAIRARDWTETYAYDDLGNIQRSSVPTDSPARAERQYTGNRLIRSGRTTYEYDRQGRPVRTVKRLLNGQRHVSTYAWDAEDRLTATVTPEGTTWRYRYDPTGRRRGKARLAADGSVVEELQFTWDGTRVAEQIDGTGHATSWDYFSGTYRPLTQLDHGPSRRPAEGPSRQRHEASVRFHAVVSDTVGTPTELVDRDGNVAWQRSSTLWGRTKHSSVEADSDFWPGLECPLRFPGQYADPETGWHYNYARYYDPENARYVSPDPLGLAPSPNNYAYVSHPFLFTDPLGLIRNPATGRYAVDPNAPATTHNRSSEYPHNYWDSTHEDMVTRFTDEGRAAGGWPVDRNNNRVPRDQLTWRNNAGEVIPGDSTILTYDHNPRVVEHYNETGYNSSYADRETWYNDTTDMEPMTRADNGRDGQRAPRYRQDTGPNYSCRGA; translated from the coding sequence GTGCTGGATCTGGAGAGGGATCCGACGCCGGGTGATCCGGATCGGGTGCGGCATCTCTCCAGGAATCTGCATGACTTCGCCGATGACGTGGGTGATGCGCTGCGTCTGATCAAGGGGATGGCGGCCGAGGACACGGTTCTGCAGTGGGCGGGGAAGTCGGCGAAGGCTTTTCAGGACGAGTTCGCCGGTGTGCCGAAGCAGTTGAAGAAGTTGAAGAAGTCGTACGAGATGGCGGGGGATGCCCTGGCTGCGTACTGGCCGAAGTTGGAGCGGGCGCAGGCGCTGGCGGACAAGGCGTTGGCGAAGGGGCGGGATGCGCAGTCCGATCTGACGTCGGCGAAGTCGCGTTTGTCGTCGGCTGATTCGTGGGTGGCGCGGGCCGGCAAGGAAGCGGACAAGTACAAGGACGATCCGACCGGTAGCAAGAGCGGTGCTGAGAAGCCGGACGAGGCGAAGGTGCGCGCTGCGACGCGGGATGCCCAGCATGCGAAGTCGGCGCATGAGAGTGCTCAGTCGGATGTGACGACGGCGAGCAATGCGCTGGATGCGGCGAAGAAGATGGCTGCGGATGCCCGCGCGATGCGGGAGGAGGCGGCGCGGGACGCGAAGTCGAAGATCGACGAGGCGTCGGATGCGGGGATTCACAACCGGAAGTGGTGGGAGGAGGTCGGGGACTGGTTCTCCGACAACTGGGACACCATCGTCGCGGTGTGCAAGGTCGTCGTCGCCGTGCTCGGCATCATCGCGATGATCATCGGAGGGCCGATCCTCGGTGCGATCGTGCTGATCGCCGCCCTGGTCGTCCTGGCGGACACCCTCAACAAATATCGCAAGGGCCAAGCCGGTCTACTGGACGTCGCCTTCGCCGCCCTCGACTGCATACCCGGCGGCAAGGGCATCACGTCCCTGGGCAAACTCGCCAAAGGCATGAAGACCTTGGGCAAGGGCGGGCTCAAGGCCATGGTGAAGGGTTTCGGGAAGGGGCTGAGAAGAGAAGCCGACGACGCCGTGGCAAGGAGCAAGCCGGCCAAGGGGCGTTGTGAGGGTGGCGATCCCGTCGACATGGTGTCCGGCGAGATGTTCATGGAGCACACCGATGTCCAGCTACCGGCCCTTCTCCCGCTGGCGCTCCGTCGCACACACGTGTCCACCTACACCTCTGGGCAGTGGTTCGGACCTTCGTGGGCGTCAACGCTGGACGAACGACTCGAACTCGACAGCGAGGGCGCGCTGTTCGCCGCCGAGGACGGAATGATTCTGGTGTACCCGGTCCCCTCGCCGGGATCGTCGGTGATGCCGTTGGAGGGACCACGCTGGCCGCTGGACTGGGATGGAGGGCCGGATGCACCGCTGCGTGTGACGGATCCGGAGTCCGGTCACGTCCGGCATTTCGCCCCCGTGGCTCAGCCGATTTCCGCCGAGCAGGCCTTCACTCTTCCGTTGGCTGCCGTGTCGGACCGCAACGATCACCGCATCGACATCGACCGCGACCCCTACGGCGCTCCTGTCGCGGTACGTCATTCCGGTGGATACCACGTGGATGTCGACACAGCCGGAGGCCGTGTCGTGAACCTGCGCCTCAGGGATCCGGAAGGGGGAGAGACAGGGACGGCGCTTCTCGCCTTCGGCTATTCAGACGGCAACCTCACCGAGATCCACAATTCGAGCGGGCTGCCCTACCGGCTCGCCTACGACGACCGAGCACGCATCACCTCGTGGACCGACCGGACCGGGGCCTGGTATCGCTACGAATACGACGAGCAGGATCGATGCACGCGTGGCGAAGGCGTGAGTGGTTTTCTCGACTGCACCATCGCGTACGACACGGAAGCTCGGGAGACTCGATTCACCAACTCGTTGGGTCACACAACTCTCCACCGGTACAACGAACTCCTCCAGCGCACGGAAGTCACTGATCCGCTCAGCCGTACCGTGCGCACCGAGTGGGACCGTTACAACCGACCACTGTCCCGAACCGATGAGCTGGGTCGCCGCACCTCGTTCGTGTATGACGCGCGGGGAGACCTCGCCGGCATCACACGGCCTGACGGCCTGCAGACCTCAATGGAGTACGACGAGCTGAACCTGCCGGTTCGCGTCGTGGAGGCGGACGGTGCCGAGTGGAGTCAGGTCTTCGACGTACGAGGTAATCGGCTCAGTGTCACGGATCCGGCGGGTAACACCCAGCGGTACCTCTACGACGGGCAGGGGCGTCGGACAGGATGGGTCGATGCGCTGGGCCACGTCAGCACCACGAGGTGTGACGCGCTGGGCCTGTCGATCGCCGAGACGGATGCACTCGGACACACGACGCACGTGGAGCGGGACGCGTTCGGTCGCATAGTCCGCGCCGTCGATGCCGCAGGCAACGTCGAGCTCATGGGATGGACCGTCGAGGGCGCCCCGGCCTGGCGTACAGCTGCGGATGGAAGCCAGGAGAGCTGGCAATGGGACGGCGAAGGAAACCTGGTCGCCCACGTCGACGCGGCTGGAAATCGGTCCACGACGCGAACGGGCCCATTCCACCAGCCCGTCGTACGTACCGATCCCACGGGTGCCGAGTATCGGTTCACGTACGACACCCAGGTGAATCTGATCAAGGTGACGAATCCCCAGGGCCTGTCATGGGACTACGCCTATGACGAGACGAACCGGCTCACCACCGAGACGGACTTCGAGGGTCGCACGCTGACGTACACGTACGACGTGGCGGGACGGTTGGCCTCGCGTACCAATGGTGCCGGAGAGCGGGTCGTTCTGTCGCGGAACGAACTCGGCCGGGTGGTCGAAGAACGGAGCGCCGACGGGGGCAACACGTTCGTCTACGACCCCATGGGACGTCTCCTCCAAGCCGTCGGTGCCGACAGTCTCCTGGAGCGGGCCTACGACGCCGGCGGGCGCCTGGTGCGGGAGTCGATAGACGGCGCAGTGACGTCCTACACGTTCGATGCCATGGGCCGTCGCATCGAGCGGCGCACCCCGAGCGGGATCGTCTCCACCTGGAGTTACGACGCGGTTGGCAGGCCGGAATCACTGAACGCGGCCGGTCACCTGATGGAGTTCACCTTTGACGCCCTCGGTCGGGAACTGGGACGCGGGCTGGGGCCCGGAGCCGACCTGAGGCAGACCTGGAACGCTGTTGGGCGTCTCACAGGTCAGTCCATCGTCGGCAGGGGACCTTCAGCCGAGACGACGATTCAGCACCGTTCCTTCAGCTATCGCGCCGACGGTCTTCCATCGGGGATCGACGATCGCACTACGGGCCGAAGCGCGTTTGACGTGGACCGCGATGGCCGAGTCACAGCCATCCGTGCTCGTGACTGGACGGAGACGTACGCATACGACGACCTCGGGAACATTCAGAGGTCATCCGTACCCACGGACAGTCCGGCACGGGCGGAGAGGCAGTACACGGGCAACCGGCTGATCAGGTCCGGGCGTACGACGTACGAGTACGACCGACAGGGGCGGCCCGTAAGAACAGTGAAGCGGTTGCTCAACGGGCAGAGGCACGTCTCGACGTATGCCTGGGACGCCGAGGACAGACTCACCGCGACCGTCACCCCCGAGGGCACGACGTGGCGCTATCGCTACGACCCCACGGGACGGCGCAGGGGTAAGGCACGTCTGGCGGCCGACGGTTCGGTGGTTGAGGAACTCCAGTTCACCTGGGACGGAACCAGGGTCGCGGAACAGATAGACGGAACCGGTCACGCAACGTCGTGGGACTACTTCTCGGGCACCTATCGACCGCTGACGCAGCTCGACCACGGGCCGTCGCGTCGGCCCGCCGAGGGCCCCTCCCGTCAGCGACATGAAGCAAGTGTCCGCTTCCACGCCGTCGTCAGCGACACGGTGGGCACACCGACCGAACTGGTCGACAGGGACGGGAACGTGGCGTGGCAGCGGAGCAGCACGCTATGGGGCCGGACGAAGCATTCCTCCGTAGAGGCCGACTCGGATTTCTGGCCAGGGCTGGAGTGCCCTCTGAGGTTTCCAGGACAGTACGCGGACCCTGAGACCGGCTGGCACTACAACTACGCGCGGTACTACGACCCCGAGAACGCGCGATACGTGAGCCCGGATCCGTTGGGACTCGCTCCGAGCCCCAATAACTACGCGTATGTGTCTCATCCGTTCCTTTTCACGGACCCCTTGGGGCTCATTCGCAACCCCGCAACCGGCCGCTATGCCGTGGATCCGAATGCGCCCGCGACCACCCATAACCGGTCCTCGGAATATCCCCATAATTATTGGGATTCCACGCACGAAGACATGGTCACGCGATTCACCGACGAGGGCCGCGCGGCGGGGGGCTGGCCCGTGGACCGGAATAACAACCGTGTTCCGAGGGATCAGCTCACCTGGCGTAACAATGCGGGTGAAGTGATTCCGGGAGATTCGACGATCCTGACGTACGACCATAACCCGCGAGTTGTGGAGCACTACAACGAGACCGGCTATAACAGCAGTTATGCCGATCGGGAGACTTGGTACAATGACACAACCGATATGGAGCCCATGACGCGCGCAGATAATGGCCGTGACGGCCAGCGGGCGCCGCGGTATCGGCAAGATACCGGACCGAATTATTCGTGCAGGGGTGCTTGA